One genomic window of Magnolia sinica isolate HGM2019 chromosome 3, MsV1, whole genome shotgun sequence includes the following:
- the LOC131238650 gene encoding transcription factor MYB14-like, with protein sequence MVRPPCSENMGLKKGPWTPKEDQILVAYIQRHGHENWRALPKKAGLLRCGKSCRLRWKNYLRPDIKKGNFSRQEEETIYRLHELLGNRWSAIAARLPGRTDNEIKNVWHTHLKKRLDRNRASQAVKQLVETSKCNAYRERDLKAVNFPTHQRFGCPSITTVSQQQSSNDFSSSATISYAVTGENLTTAVNGQHIADADDNLWSEVLLAENNSVSEYFAAAVEDSPLQFLFSPASLETGQPKEDDMGFRAWVEQGYDPLFSTLPGSDYSIWSPDRIEG encoded by the exons ATGGTAAGACCACCTTGTTCTGAGAATATGGGATTGAAGAAGGGGCCATGGACACCAAAAGAGGACCAGATATTAGTAGCCTACATTCAAAGGCATGGCCATGAGAATTGGCGGGCGCTTCCGAAAAAAGCCG GCTTGTTAAGGTGTGGGAAGAGTTGCAGACTCCGATGGAAAAATTACTTACGACCAGACATCAAAAAAGGGAACTTCAGCAGACAAGAAGAAGAAACAATTTACAGATTACATGAATTGCTTGGGAATAG ATGGTCAGCAATTGCAGCTCGGCTTCCAGGACGGACAGATAATGAGATAAAAAACGTCTGGCACACCCACTTGAAGAAACGCCTGGACCGGAATCGGGCGTCTCAAGCTGTAAAACAGttggtggaaacatcaaaatgcaACGCATACAGAGAAAGAGACTTGAAAGCTGTGAATTTTCCGACCCATCAGAGATTTGGATGTCCCAGCATCACTACTGTATCCCAGCAACAATCCTCTAATGATTTCTCTTCATCAGCCACCATTTCCTATGCAGTTACTGGCGAAAACCTTACCACGGCTGTCAACGGCCAGCACATAGCAGATGCCGATGATAATCTATGGTCGGAAGTTCTGTTGGCGGAAAACAACAGCGTGTCTGAGTATTTTGCAGCGGCAGTGGAGGATTCACCACTTCAGTTTCTATTCTCTCCAGCTTCCCTGGAAACTGGTCAACCCAAGGAAGACGACATGGGATTTCGGGCATGGGTTGAGCAAGGCTATGATCCATTGTTTTCAACTCTGCCTGGTAGCGATTACTCTATCTGGTCCCCAGACCGGATTGAGGGCTGA